ATGCCTTCAATTTTTATTTCCGCCAAAAACAAAGAAAACTTCGATGAGTTTAAGACTTTGCTGTACAATCAGGTTAAAGAAATTCATGTAAAACGCTATCCGTACAACAATTTTTTGTACTAATTTTTCATTATTGCCTTAGCTTTTGTAAAATATTGTGTAACTTTGACGTTTATTAATGTTTAAAATTTCAACACAATGTTTACATCAAAAGTATATACAGACAGAAGAATAGCTCTTAGAAAATTAATGAAAAACGGAGTTGCCTTGATACCCGCAAATATGGAAGCTGCGTATAATTATCCGCAAAACACTTACACTTTTAGGCAGGACAGCAATTTTTCATATTTCTTCGGCTTAGAAAATCCCGGATTTTTTGGAATAATTGATATAGATAACGATAAGGACTACCTTTTTGGCAACGACTTCGATATGGACGATATAATTTGGATGGGACCTCAGCCAAAAGTTACCGAACTTGCCGCCAGCGTTGGCGTTGCCAATACCGGAACAATGAGCGAGTTGGAAACATTTATCAAAAATTGTATCAAAAACGGCAGAAAACTGCATTTCACAATGCCGTACAGGGGTCATTCCATTTTGCAAATGAGTCAGCTTACAGGAATAAGACCAAACGCACTTAGCGATTATGTTTCTCTGCCTTTAATTAAAGCCATAGTTAGTCTGCGTTCCATAAAATCGGACATAGAAATTATAGAGATTGAAAAAGCTATGGACATTGCATACGACATGTTTACTACGGCAATGCGAATGACACGTCCGGGAATAAAAGAACAGGAAATTGTCGGAGCAATGGAAGGTATATCAATAGCTAACGGTCGTCCAGTTTCGTTTCCGATAATTTGTAGCGTAAACGGTCAAACTTTGCACAACCATTACCACGGAAACATTTTGAAAGACGGTCAGTTATTGCTTATCGATGCCGGTTGCGAAACCTCATTAAACTACGCAAGCGATAATACTCGTACAATACCGGTTAGCGGAGTCTTTTCTCAAAAACAAAAAGAAATTTACGAAATTGTTCTAAAAAGTCAGGAAGACTCAATTAAGGCAACCCAACCGGGCGTTACTTACAAAGAATGCCACTTTGTTGCTTGCAAAACTATTGCACAAGGTTTGATTGATTTGGGTCTTATGAAAGGCAATGCCGACGAAGCTGTCGCCGCAGGAGCTCACGCTTTGTTCTTACCCCACGGATTAGGACACATGTTAGGAATGGACGTTCACGATATGGAAGGACTTGGACAGGATAATGTCGGCTTCGACGAAACTGTTCAGCCATCTACACAATTCGGTTTGGCTTCGCTAAGATTGGGAAGAGAACTAAAACCCGGCTTTGTTGTTACCAACGAACCCGGCATTTATTTCATACCCGAACTTATTAGCAAATGGAAATCCGAAAAAATGTTTACCCAATTTATCAACTACAATAAAGTTGATGAGTATTTAGATTTTGGCGGAATACGTATTGAAGATGATATTTTGGTTACCGAAAGCGGACATAGAATATTGGGCAAAAAACCAATTCCTAAAACCGTTAAAGATGTTGAAGCAATAATGAAGAAGTGATTATTAATTGGTTGATTGGTAGTGGGTTTGTTTGTATATGACGCGACGTTATGGTGCATTGTAAAGAAGACAGAGACGAACCTTAAAAAATCTGAAATTGAAAAATAGCAAACAGACATATAAAACAAGAAAATTTATAATTCTTGCCTTGCTTGTAATTGTCGGCAGACTTTATGACGCAACAACAACTTATTTATATACTCCTGACTTGACTAACGAAACGAACGTGTTAGTGAAACTATTTGGTGCTGGATGGACAAGTTTTGCTATTATTCAGACTACACTCATTGTCATAATAATTTATCTTTTATACTTTTATATTTTTAAGTTCAAACCCGTCACGCCACCTGAGAAAAATTTGAACATTAAACAATTTGCTTCATATTTATTCTTTAACGACACCATTTCGTTTCATAAAATGTTCTACAAAACAACGAAAAATAAAACAACACTTTTTGCTTCAATTGGTTATATCGTTTCAATGACACTAATATCAATAAGTTTTGTTGTTGGAACTTCTACGACTTTTTTAATAATAAGCGACAATTACAGAAAAATATATAAGCAAGGCATTCCTTATGTTTTATATGGGCTTATCGTTGGACTTATTGTTTATTTCACAATTAAATTTTTCAAAATAGAATATAGTAAGTACAAACAACCTGACAATGAACTCGATGGATAAAGAACAACGCACCACAACAAACGCTATAGCAAATGCGTTAAAGATGTTGAAGCTATTATGAAGAAGTAATTTTTAGTTGGTTGCTAGATGAAGGGCTTGTTCGTGTGTAACGACGTTACCTGCTAGGCTTAATAAATATAACAGTAAAATGTATAAATTAATGAGAACGAAAACCAAGCTGAAGGAATATCCACCTGCTGGCATGACTGAACGGCATATTGATATTTATTTGGAAACATTTTTCACCCTTTAAAATACATAATTATGAAAAAGATTACAATTATGGTTTTTGTGTGTATCGTATTACTTATAGATTCGTGTATTACGAAAAGATATAATGTATCTTATACAATTAGTAATTATTCTGATCATAAGATTGAATTGTTAGTTTTAAAGTCCAACCAGGAGTACGACACTATTTTATTACCCTTTAAAGGGAGTGACACTGTAATGAAGCCGTACTCTGAAGACGTTGTAATAGACCCTCCTCCGTTCCTATCTTCATCTGTTAAGGTGACCTATGATGATTCTATTACAATAACACATTATCGAACTGTGGAACAGGATGCGTCTCGAAGCATTCTATTAGAACAATATTGGATTAGAGGTAATACAGGAAATCAGAATTATAAGTGGGAATATTTGTTTACTAATAGTGACTATGAGGAGGCAGTTTCACTTCAATAATCAATGCAGACTCACTCGAAATTATAAAATAACAAACAGAATCTCAAAAATACTTATATAATTATGTATCATAAGGAATAAAGCCCAGCAGGTAACAAAGGCTCATAAAGCATGGCGGGTGAAGTGCAAATATGAAATATTTGGTTTCAATTAAAATTATAAGTAGCCTGAAAATATTGTGTTCCAAAACCGCCATGCCTCATAGCCATAACCGTTGTTAATTAAAAAAATCGACATAAAGTATGTTAACCTAAAAACAATAATGATATGAAAAAGTATAGATTATTAATAAATAAACTGAAAATTTTATTTGTTTTTATTTGTATGGGACAACTGTTTTTTTCGTGCACAGATGAAGTTATATATAATTGTACGATAGACAATACGACTGAATATCGGATTGACAAAATTGAGTTTTCGTGTTCAATTAACGAGAAAATTATT
This Lentimicrobiaceae bacterium DNA region includes the following protein-coding sequences:
- a CDS encoding aminopeptidase P family protein produces the protein MFTSKVYTDRRIALRKLMKNGVALIPANMEAAYNYPQNTYTFRQDSNFSYFFGLENPGFFGIIDIDNDKDYLFGNDFDMDDIIWMGPQPKVTELAASVGVANTGTMSELETFIKNCIKNGRKLHFTMPYRGHSILQMSQLTGIRPNALSDYVSLPLIKAIVSLRSIKSDIEIIEIEKAMDIAYDMFTTAMRMTRPGIKEQEIVGAMEGISIANGRPVSFPIICSVNGQTLHNHYHGNILKDGQLLLIDAGCETSLNYASDNTRTIPVSGVFSQKQKEIYEIVLKSQEDSIKATQPGVTYKECHFVACKTIAQGLIDLGLMKGNADEAVAAGAHALFLPHGLGHMLGMDVHDMEGLGQDNVGFDETVQPSTQFGLASLRLGRELKPGFVVTNEPGIYFIPELISKWKSEKMFTQFINYNKVDEYLDFGGIRIEDDILVTESGHRILGKKPIPKTVKDVEAIMKK